In Rubrobacter radiotolerans DSM 5868, a genomic segment contains:
- a CDS encoding methyltransferase domain-containing protein, translating to MAYERLQKMYSGDEFYWGTEPNSFARKTLEFIRTSGSALDLGAGEGRDAVLFAANGLDVLAVDVSENALRKAHRLAAERGVTLRTEAADLNAYAPRAGYGLVYSIGTVQYIAPENRAGQFDRLKAATVPGGINAVFAFANRPDVPPAPDFEPDEHPFEPGELRSYYGGWEILHERGFVFDDDSEGAPHKHAAEELIVHKPEI from the coding sequence ATGGCTTACGAAAGACTCCAGAAGATGTACTCCGGCGACGAGTTCTACTGGGGAACGGAGCCGAACTCCTTTGCCCGAAAGACGCTGGAGTTTATCCGCACCTCAGGCTCCGCCCTCGACCTCGGGGCGGGGGAGGGCCGCGACGCCGTTCTCTTCGCCGCAAACGGCCTCGACGTGCTCGCCGTGGATGTTTCAGAGAACGCTCTTCGCAAGGCCCACCGGCTCGCCGCCGAAAGAGGCGTAACCCTCCGGACCGAGGCGGCGGACCTGAACGCCTACGCGCCGCGGGCGGGCTACGGCCTCGTGTACTCGATCGGGACTGTCCAGTACATCGCTCCCGAGAACCGGGCAGGGCAGTTCGACCGTCTGAAGGCCGCAACGGTGCCCGGCGGCATCAACGCCGTCTTCGCCTTCGCGAACCGCCCCGACGTCCCGCCTGCGCCGGACTTCGAGCCCGACGAGCATCCCTTCGAGCCGGGCGAGCTACGCAGCTACTACGGTGGGTGGGAGATCCTCCACGAGCGCGGCTTCGTTTTCGACGACGACTCGGAGGGCGCGCCGCACAAGCACGCCGCCGAGGAGTTGATCGTCCACAAGCCAGAGATATAG
- a CDS encoding type II toxin-antitoxin system PemK/MazF family toxin — MRPNETINRGDLFWLRVDSHGSSAPAHPHPHVVVQDNIFNYSRLRTVVVCALTSNLSRANWPGNVLLEEGEGNLAKRSVVIVSQISSVEKSQLKERIGTLSDARVAQILSGLRFQQTSFFER, encoded by the coding sequence ATGCGGCCTAACGAGACAATCAACCGCGGCGACTTGTTCTGGCTCAGGGTGGATTCTCACGGATCTTCCGCACCGGCTCACCCACATCCACACGTGGTTGTACAGGATAATATCTTCAATTACTCACGACTCCGGACTGTGGTCGTGTGTGCGCTCACGTCGAACCTAAGCCGGGCGAACTGGCCGGGAAATGTCTTGTTGGAAGAGGGTGAGGGGAATCTTGCCAAGCGTAGCGTCGTGATCGTGTCGCAGATCTCTTCGGTCGAGAAGTCTCAACTGAAAGAGCGGATCGGAACACTATCAGACGCCAGAGTCGCCCAAATACTTTCCGGCCTCAGATTCCAGCAGACATCGTTCTTCGAACGTTAG
- the sucD gene encoding succinate--CoA ligase subunit alpha, with product MAILVDENTKLLVQGITGREGGFHTGRMIDSGTDVVAGVTPGKGGQDFKGVPVFNTVKDAVKETGANASVIFVPPPFAADAIFESLANGIETVCCIAEGVPVHDMLRVASYIKSSDATLIGPNCPGMLSPGKANVSIMPQSIFSEGNVGVVSRSGTLTYQVVNELTQMGIGQTTAVGIGGDPIIGTNFIEILQKFEADPDTEAIAMIGEIGGNAEQQAAEYIKANMKTPVVAYIAGFTAPEGKTMGHAGAIVSGGDTTAEAKSNALRKAGIAAAENPSEVAQLIADALGK from the coding sequence GTGGCGATCCTCGTTGACGAGAACACGAAGCTGCTCGTCCAGGGCATCACGGGCCGCGAGGGCGGCTTTCACACCGGGCGCATGATCGACTCCGGCACGGACGTCGTCGCAGGGGTAACTCCCGGCAAGGGCGGGCAGGACTTCAAGGGCGTCCCGGTCTTCAACACGGTAAAGGACGCCGTAAAGGAGACCGGCGCGAACGCGAGCGTTATCTTCGTGCCGCCGCCGTTCGCCGCCGATGCGATCTTCGAGTCGCTCGCAAACGGCATCGAGACGGTCTGCTGCATCGCCGAGGGCGTCCCGGTGCACGACATGCTGCGCGTTGCAAGCTACATAAAGTCCTCCGACGCGACGCTTATCGGGCCGAACTGCCCGGGGATGCTCTCCCCCGGCAAGGCGAACGTCTCGATCATGCCCCAGAGCATCTTCAGCGAGGGGAACGTCGGCGTCGTGAGCCGCAGCGGGACCCTGACCTACCAGGTCGTCAACGAGCTTACGCAGATGGGCATCGGCCAGACAACGGCCGTGGGCATCGGAGGTGACCCGATAATCGGCACGAACTTTATCGAGATCCTCCAGAAGTTCGAGGCCGACCCCGACACCGAGGCGATAGCCATGATCGGGGAGATCGGCGGCAACGCCGAGCAGCAGGCCGCCGAGTACATCAAGGCGAACATGAAGACCCCGGTCGTCGCCTACATCGCGGGCTTCACCGCCCCCGAGGGCAAGACGATGGGCCACGCCGGGGCTATCGTCTCCGGCGGCGACACCACCGCCGAGGCCAAGTCGAACGCTCTGAGAAAGGCGGGCATCGCCGCCGCCGAGAACCCCTCGGAGGTCGCTCAGCTCATCGCCGACGCTCTGGGCAAGTAA
- the sucC gene encoding ADP-forming succinate--CoA ligase subunit beta, which translates to MDLYEYQGKELLRQHGLATLPGRVAETPEEAREAAEEIGGTVAVKAQVLTGGRGKAGGIKVVSSPEEAQSAAEQILGMDIKGHTVRRVYIEGGAEIATEMYLSVLVDREAKKSLVLFSTEGGVEIEQVAEENPDALVRLHIDPLVGLMPYQVREVTFASGLTGDSAKQFGKAFQNLYKTFESVDASLVEINPLVVTESGDVLALDAKVTVDNSSLYRHKDIAELHDVEAADPQEQRAQEADLQYVKLDGNVGILGNGAGLVMSTLDVVAQAGGSPANFCDVGGGADADKIATALDIVTSNEKVTGVFFNIFGGITRGDEVAKGLLSAIEKTNISLPIVVRLDGTNAEEGREILAENTPENVHTAETMLEAARMAVELSGKGGN; encoded by the coding sequence TTGGATCTCTACGAGTATCAGGGAAAGGAACTGCTGCGCCAGCACGGCCTCGCAACACTCCCGGGCCGGGTGGCCGAGACGCCCGAGGAGGCCCGCGAGGCCGCCGAGGAGATCGGCGGAACGGTCGCGGTCAAGGCGCAGGTCCTTACCGGCGGACGCGGAAAGGCCGGAGGGATAAAGGTCGTATCGAGCCCCGAGGAGGCTCAGTCCGCAGCGGAGCAAATCCTCGGCATGGACATAAAGGGGCACACCGTCCGGCGGGTCTACATCGAGGGCGGGGCCGAGATCGCAACCGAGATGTACCTCTCCGTTCTTGTGGACCGGGAGGCGAAGAAGTCGCTGGTCCTTTTCTCGACCGAAGGCGGCGTGGAGATCGAGCAGGTCGCCGAGGAGAACCCGGACGCTTTGGTGCGGCTGCACATAGACCCGCTCGTCGGGCTGATGCCGTATCAGGTGCGCGAGGTAACGTTCGCCTCGGGCCTGACCGGAGACTCGGCCAAGCAGTTCGGCAAGGCGTTTCAGAACCTCTACAAGACCTTCGAGAGCGTTGATGCGAGCCTGGTCGAGATCAACCCCCTCGTCGTTACCGAGTCGGGCGACGTGCTCGCCCTCGACGCGAAGGTAACGGTGGACAACTCCTCGCTCTACCGCCACAAGGACATCGCCGAACTTCACGACGTCGAGGCCGCCGACCCGCAGGAGCAGCGGGCGCAGGAGGCCGACCTCCAGTACGTCAAGCTCGACGGGAACGTCGGTATCCTCGGGAACGGCGCGGGGCTCGTGATGAGCACGCTCGACGTTGTCGCCCAGGCGGGCGGAAGCCCGGCGAACTTCTGCGACGTCGGAGGCGGCGCGGACGCCGACAAGATAGCTACCGCCCTCGACATCGTTACCTCAAACGAGAAGGTAACGGGCGTCTTCTTCAACATCTTCGGAGGCATCACGCGCGGAGACGAGGTAGCCAAAGGGCTTCTCTCGGCGATCGAGAAAACGAACATCAGTCTCCCGATCGTCGTCCGTCTGGACGGGACGAACGCCGAGGAAGGGCGGGAGATCCTCGCCGAGAACACCCCGGAGAACGTACACACCGCCGAGACGATGCTCGAAGCCGCAAGGATGGCCGTCGAGCTTTCGGGCAAGGGAGGGAACTAA
- a CDS encoding DUF554 domain-containing protein, which translates to MELTGVGTAINIVAVLVGGGIGTLVGARLPEGMRSSAMSAIGIVTLLVGVQNFFETENPLVPLVAVVLGLVVGEALGIERSLKRLGDALERRFSRGESPVSRAFVTTSLLFCVGPLTIIGSFEDGLTGNYELLALKSALDFIAALTFASVLGWGVLLSAGTVLVVQGTLTLGASFIAPVVTEAMISAATATGGVLIFGLGLILLDLREVRVANMLPALLFAPLIVLASPLWPL; encoded by the coding sequence ATGGAGCTTACGGGAGTCGGGACCGCTATAAACATCGTCGCCGTGCTTGTCGGGGGCGGTATCGGGACGCTTGTCGGGGCGCGGCTTCCGGAGGGGATGCGCTCTTCGGCCATGTCGGCCATCGGCATCGTTACGCTCCTTGTCGGGGTGCAGAACTTCTTTGAGACGGAGAACCCGCTCGTCCCGCTCGTCGCCGTCGTGCTCGGGCTCGTTGTGGGGGAGGCTCTTGGCATCGAGCGCAGCTTGAAGCGTCTCGGGGACGCGCTCGAGCGGCGGTTCTCGCGCGGTGAGAGCCCGGTCAGCCGGGCCTTTGTAACGACGAGCCTTCTTTTCTGCGTCGGGCCGCTCACGATCATCGGCTCTTTCGAGGACGGCCTGACGGGCAACTACGAGCTGCTCGCGCTGAAGAGCGCCCTCGACTTTATCGCCGCGCTCACGTTCGCCTCGGTTCTCGGGTGGGGGGTGCTTCTCTCTGCGGGGACGGTCCTTGTCGTGCAGGGGACGCTCACGCTCGGGGCGAGCTTTATCGCGCCGGTCGTCACGGAGGCCATGATCTCGGCGGCGACCGCGACGGGCGGGGTCCTGATCTTCGGCCTCGGCCTGATCCTCCTCGACCTCCGGGAGGTGCGCGTCGCAAACATGCTCCCCGCGCTTCTCTTCGCGCCGCTCATCGTTCTCGCCTCACCTCTGTGGCCTCTGTAA
- a CDS encoding DUF2630 family protein, which yields MPESIMSRIDRLSKEREELLQRESHHSASPVDTRRLERIDHDLRVLWDLRRRELAGEDVDVSEDYLDDYDRYGGRESSGR from the coding sequence GTGCCAGAGAGCATCATGTCGAGAATAGACCGGCTGTCGAAGGAGCGCGAGGAGCTTCTGCAGCGCGAGAGCCACCACAGCGCAAGCCCCGTGGACACGAGGAGGCTGGAGCGCATAGACCATGACCTGCGCGTCCTCTGGGACCTGCGCCGCCGGGAGCTCGCCGGAGAGGACGTGGATGTAAGCGAGGACTACCTCGACGACTACGACCGCTACGGCGGCCGCGAGAGCTCCGGCAGGTAG
- the mce gene encoding methylmalonyl-CoA epimerase, which yields MFRRIHHLGYAVRDAAAAAEFYRLRFGAAPGEPEPVEEQGIVAVMFPVGESRIELVQPTRPDSPVGKFLDKRGEGFHHVAFEVEDLDAALAELDSAGLDLIDRRPRVGAGGLRMAFIHPHDAFGVLTELVESGEHKE from the coding sequence ATGTTCAGGAGGATCCACCACCTGGGTTACGCGGTGCGCGACGCGGCTGCGGCGGCCGAGTTCTACCGGCTCCGCTTCGGGGCCGCTCCGGGAGAGCCGGAACCCGTCGAGGAGCAGGGCATCGTCGCCGTGATGTTCCCTGTCGGCGAGTCGCGCATCGAGCTTGTTCAGCCGACGCGTCCGGACTCTCCGGTCGGAAAGTTCCTCGACAAGCGCGGTGAGGGGTTTCACCACGTCGCCTTCGAGGTGGAAGACCTCGACGCCGCGCTTGCGGAGCTGGACTCCGCCGGTCTGGACCTTATAGACCGGAGGCCGCGTGTCGGGGCGGGCGGCCTGCGCATGGCCTTTATCCACCCCCATGACGCGTTCGGCGTGCTCACCGAGCTAGTAGAATCCGGGGAGCACAAGGAGTAG
- a CDS encoding acyl-CoA mutase large subunit family protein has protein sequence MDTQKRNAEKNKERGDERLTESGIPVKPVYRPRDLSERGFDYERRLGDPGEFPYTRGVYGTMYRGRPWTMRQYAGFGTAKETNARFKYLTDAGQTGLSTAFDLPTQMGRDSDHPLAVGEVGKVGVAIDSLLDMRDLFDGIPLAEVSTSMTINATASTLLLLYSLVAEEQGARPEEITGTTQNDILKEYLARGTYIYPPAPSMRLTTDMFAYCARELPRWNTISISGYHIREAGSTAVQELAFTLSNAIAYVEAAVEAGLEVDEFAPRLSFFFNAHNDLFQEVAKYRAARRMWAKIMKDRFGATSEKSLKLRFHTQTAGSSLTAQQAENNIVRTTVQALSAVLGGTQSLHTNAFDEALALPTERSARIALRTQQILASEGGVTDTADPLAGSYYVESLTEEVEEAAWEYIRRIDDLGGSVAAIEDRYMQGEIEEAAYRYQREVESGERVIVGVNRHESEGDPEMELHSVDESIQEKQTERLREVRESRDSAAVERNLAALKGAAENGDNLLYPMKEALAELATLGEVSDTLRSVFGEYRP, from the coding sequence ATGGATACGCAGAAGCGCAACGCCGAGAAGAACAAGGAGCGCGGGGACGAGCGTCTGACCGAGAGCGGCATCCCCGTAAAGCCGGTCTACAGGCCCCGGGACCTCAGCGAGCGGGGCTTCGACTACGAACGACGCCTCGGGGACCCGGGCGAGTTCCCCTACACGCGCGGCGTCTACGGGACGATGTACCGGGGCCGGCCGTGGACGATGCGCCAGTATGCGGGCTTCGGGACGGCGAAGGAGACGAACGCGCGCTTCAAGTACCTCACCGACGCCGGACAGACCGGGCTCTCGACCGCCTTCGACCTCCCTACGCAGATGGGCCGCGACTCCGACCATCCCCTTGCCGTGGGAGAGGTCGGGAAGGTCGGGGTGGCGATAGACTCCCTGCTAGACATGCGGGACCTCTTCGACGGCATCCCCCTCGCCGAGGTCTCGACCTCGATGACGATCAACGCCACCGCCTCGACCCTCCTGCTCCTGTACTCGCTCGTCGCCGAGGAGCAGGGCGCCAGACCAGAGGAGATCACGGGCACAACCCAGAACGACATCCTCAAGGAGTACCTCGCCCGCGGAACCTACATCTACCCGCCCGCGCCCTCCATGCGTCTCACAACAGATATGTTCGCCTACTGCGCAAGGGAGCTCCCGCGCTGGAACACCATCTCCATCAGCGGCTACCACATCCGCGAGGCCGGCTCGACCGCCGTGCAGGAGCTGGCGTTCACGCTCTCGAACGCTATAGCTTACGTAGAGGCTGCGGTTGAAGCTGGACTTGAGGTAGATGAGTTCGCGCCGCGGCTCTCTTTCTTCTTCAACGCGCACAACGACCTCTTTCAGGAGGTGGCGAAGTATCGGGCGGCGAGGCGGATGTGGGCGAAGATCATGAAGGATCGCTTCGGTGCGACCTCGGAGAAGAGCCTGAAGCTCCGGTTCCACACGCAGACCGCCGGCTCTTCGCTGACCGCGCAGCAGGCCGAGAACAACATTGTCCGAACGACCGTTCAGGCGCTTTCGGCGGTGCTCGGCGGGACGCAGTCGCTGCACACGAACGCCTTCGACGAAGCGCTCGCGCTGCCGACGGAGCGGAGCGCGAGAATCGCCCTCAGGACGCAGCAGATCCTTGCCTCAGAGGGCGGCGTTACGGACACGGCGGACCCACTCGCCGGGTCTTACTACGTAGAGTCGCTCACCGAGGAGGTCGAGGAAGCCGCCTGGGAGTACATCCGCCGCATAGACGACCTCGGCGGGAGCGTGGCGGCGATCGAGGACCGGTACATGCAGGGGGAGATCGAGGAGGCCGCCTACCGCTACCAGCGGGAGGTCGAGAGCGGCGAGCGCGTCATTGTAGGCGTGAACCGCCACGAGTCCGAGGGTGACCCTGAGATGGAGCTTCACTCCGTTGACGAGTCAATACAGGAGAAGCAGACCGAACGCCTGCGGGAGGTCCGGGAGAGCCGGGACTCCGCTGCGGTCGAGCGAAACCTTGCCGCCCTGAAGGGCGCGGCCGAGAACGGCGACAACCTTCTCTACCCGATGAAGGAGGCCCTCGCGGAGCTTGCGACGCTCGGGGAGGTGTCGGACACCCTGCGCAGCGTCTTCGGCGAGTACCGGCCCTGA
- a CDS encoding S8 family peptidase produces MRWRAGGFVAGLVFVALAGFSGTGFAQDAGTGGSSAPAFELGEVIVALEGEGTTAGLREVNGDLGARVEEVAPESGARLVDLPRGVGVAEAVEEYRDAPGVAYAEPNYLYRPVQSPTTPSDPDFRALWGLHNTGQTGGTADADVDAPEAWEKLGESSPVVVAVIDSGVDVSHPDLAANVWRNPGETPNNGRDDDGNGYVDDVNGWDFANGDASVYDGTQDDHGTHVAGTIAAAHDNGTGVAGLGRNVKVMPLKFIDGEFGSAFDAARAIDYAVAQGVPVSNNSWGGPKESRYVKEAIDRARAKGHLLVAAAGNSGLDNDSSTERSYPASSASENIVSVAATNSRDELAWFSNYGATGVDLGAPGVGILSTTAGGGYGGKSGTSMATPHVAGAAALLLGKDPNLGYSEVKSLLLSGVDPSPSLAGKTVTGGRLNAANSLAALPETAQTSAPEPPPPDTTAPSVTNLRPAPASSIKNRRPEVSAVVKDSGKPVGKARISLYFDGRKVGFVYDATRGRLSFKPRGELAFGRHTVRVVAQDASGNRTDRRWGFRIVR; encoded by the coding sequence ATGAGGTGGAGGGCCGGCGGGTTCGTCGCCGGACTGGTTTTCGTCGCGCTCGCCGGGTTCTCCGGGACGGGATTTGCGCAGGACGCCGGGACGGGGGGGAGCAGCGCCCCGGCCTTTGAGTTGGGGGAGGTGATCGTAGCCCTCGAAGGCGAGGGGACGACCGCCGGGCTGAGGGAGGTCAACGGGGACCTCGGGGCCCGCGTCGAGGAGGTCGCGCCGGAGAGCGGGGCGCGGCTCGTGGACCTGCCGCGCGGCGTCGGGGTCGCCGAGGCGGTCGAGGAGTATCGGGACGCGCCGGGCGTAGCCTACGCCGAGCCGAACTACCTCTACCGGCCCGTCCAGAGCCCGACGACGCCCTCCGACCCCGACTTCCGCGCTCTCTGGGGGCTGCACAACACCGGTCAGACCGGCGGCACGGCCGACGCCGACGTGGACGCGCCCGAGGCTTGGGAGAAGCTCGGGGAGAGCTCGCCGGTCGTTGTTGCGGTTATAGACAGCGGAGTGGACGTCTCGCATCCGGATCTTGCCGCAAACGTGTGGAGGAACCCCGGGGAGACCCCGAACAACGGCCGTGACGACGACGGAAACGGCTACGTGGACGACGTGAACGGCTGGGACTTCGCCAACGGCGACGCGAGCGTCTACGACGGGACGCAGGACGATCACGGGACGCACGTTGCAGGGACGATCGCCGCCGCTCACGACAACGGCACGGGCGTCGCCGGGCTCGGGCGAAACGTTAAGGTGATGCCGCTTAAGTTTATAGACGGAGAGTTCGGGTCCGCTTTCGACGCCGCCAGGGCAATAGACTACGCCGTTGCTCAGGGCGTGCCCGTGAGCAACAACTCCTGGGGTGGGCCGAAGGAGTCGAGGTACGTAAAGGAGGCGATCGACCGCGCCCGGGCAAAGGGACATTTGCTTGTAGCGGCGGCCGGGAACAGCGGTCTCGACAACGACTCCTCGACAGAGAGATCTTATCCGGCGAGCTCCGCCTCGGAGAACATCGTCTCGGTCGCGGCGACGAACAGCCGCGACGAACTGGCCTGGTTCTCGAACTACGGAGCGACCGGAGTGGACCTCGGGGCGCCGGGCGTCGGTATCCTCAGCACCACCGCCGGGGGTGGGTACGGAGGCAAGAGCGGGACCTCGATGGCGACGCCGCACGTCGCCGGGGCTGCGGCGCTGCTTCTCGGGAAGGACCCGAACCTCGGGTACTCGGAGGTGAAGTCGCTTCTTCTGTCGGGAGTGGATCCCAGCCCCTCCCTTGCCGGAAAGACCGTTACCGGCGGACGGCTGAACGCAGCGAACTCGCTTGCCGCTCTTCCTGAAACGGCTCAGACGTCCGCTCCGGAGCCCCCGCCTCCGGACACCACCGCTCCGAGCGTTACGAACCTGCGCCCCGCGCCCGCCTCCTCCATAAAGAATCGCAGACCCGAGGTGTCGGCCGTCGTCAAGGATTCGGGAAAGCCGGTCGGGAAGGCCCGGATCTCGCTCTATTTCGACGGGCGGAAGGTCGGCTTCGTCTACGACGCAACCCGGGGCCGCCTCTCGTTCAAGCCGCGCGGGGAGCTTGCGTTCGGGAGGCACACGGTTCGCGTCGTTGCTCAGGACGCGAGCGGGAACCGCACCGACCGGAGGTGGGGCTTCCGCATCGTTCGCTAG
- a CDS encoding Mrp/NBP35 family ATP-binding protein has translation MLLTELAFAGRGGSRGVANWFRGRNGRQDDGAASRAPVVDEASVRTALRDVRDPELGRDLISLNMIRDVRIDGASVAVTVALTTAGCPMKHRISGDITDRLKMLEGVEDVAVDFGEMTAQDRQNLMVSLHGEATELAPAFTEESKTRVIAVVSGKGGVGKSTVAVNLAAALERAGKSVEILDADVYGSSIPVMLGALEKPNVVEGVIFPIESPTGLKFISMGNFVSEGQAIIWRAPIVNKALTQLMRDVYWDEPDFIVVDMPPGTGDVALTVAQMIPKAEALVVTTPQADAARVAAKAGKMAVQAHLKVIGVVENMAYAECPDCGKELRIFGGNGGESVATELASKILGRIPIQPDASGEPGNALYEEGSAPARAFDEVAASIAAVKVRKKLRVL, from the coding sequence ATGTTACTAACGGAGCTTGCATTTGCGGGCAGAGGAGGCTCCCGAGGCGTGGCAAACTGGTTCCGAGGCCGGAATGGAAGACAGGACGACGGAGCAGCTTCCCGGGCACCGGTTGTGGATGAGGCGAGCGTCAGAACGGCGCTAAGAGACGTGCGCGACCCGGAGCTCGGGCGGGACCTGATCTCCCTGAACATGATCCGGGACGTCCGGATAGACGGAGCTTCCGTGGCGGTAACGGTCGCGCTGACGACCGCCGGGTGCCCGATGAAGCACCGCATAAGCGGCGACATCACGGACCGGCTGAAGATGCTCGAAGGCGTCGAGGACGTCGCGGTGGACTTCGGAGAGATGACCGCGCAGGACCGCCAGAACCTCATGGTCTCGCTTCACGGCGAGGCGACCGAGCTCGCGCCCGCCTTTACAGAGGAGTCGAAGACGCGCGTGATCGCGGTCGTGAGCGGCAAGGGCGGCGTCGGGAAGTCCACGGTCGCGGTGAACCTTGCGGCGGCGCTTGAGCGGGCCGGGAAGTCCGTTGAGATCCTCGATGCGGACGTCTACGGCTCGTCCATCCCGGTGATGCTTGGGGCGCTTGAGAAGCCGAACGTCGTCGAGGGCGTCATCTTCCCGATAGAGTCCCCTACGGGTCTGAAGTTCATCTCGATGGGGAACTTCGTCAGCGAGGGGCAGGCGATCATCTGGCGGGCCCCGATCGTCAACAAGGCTCTTACGCAGCTCATGCGCGACGTCTACTGGGACGAGCCGGACTTTATCGTTGTGGACATGCCGCCCGGGACCGGCGACGTCGCCCTTACGGTTGCGCAGATGATCCCGAAGGCCGAGGCGCTCGTCGTTACGACCCCGCAGGCCGACGCGGCGCGGGTCGCGGCGAAGGCCGGAAAGATGGCCGTTCAGGCGCACCTGAAGGTTATCGGGGTCGTCGAGAACATGGCCTACGCCGAGTGCCCGGACTGCGGCAAGGAGCTTCGTATCTTCGGCGGCAACGGCGGCGAGTCGGTCGCCACGGAGCTCGCCTCGAAGATCCTGGGCAGGATCCCGATCCAGCCCGACGCAAGCGGCGAGCCGGGGAACGCGCTCTATGAAGAGGGCTCCGCTCCGGCGCGCGCCTTCGACGAGGTCGCGGCGAGCATCGCCGCCGTCAAGGTCCGGAAGAAGCTCCGAGTCCTGTAG
- a CDS encoding MBL fold metallo-hydrolase codes for MSQKQRSARVGTLNAPPEPFVFFRRSFPSANTVLVRGDRPVLVDSGFGGDVAETERLLREARIAPESVTLIANSHYHCDHAGGNGAFQARYGTSVAAHRWEADLVNRRDPEACGARWLAQPIEPYRVVRRLSDGDLIDAGGVLLEVYETPGHTLGHLSFYEPERRVLLCGDALHADDVAWVSPFREGVGAIQRAMESVERLRELKVEWACSGHGPAIRDFRGAAEAALARYAVWLEDPRRPAWHACKRIFAYALMLEDGMDRERIRAYLSAAPWFADHARYVFGLEPEEFVEPLLAEMIRSGAAGWSGGTLRPSAPYSPPPPGWPEGPSKPSDWPTDQLAP; via the coding sequence GTGTCCCAAAAACAGCGTTCGGCGCGGGTCGGTACCTTGAACGCTCCGCCGGAGCCGTTCGTGTTTTTCCGGCGTTCTTTTCCGAGCGCGAACACCGTGCTCGTGAGGGGGGATCGTCCGGTCCTTGTGGACTCCGGATTCGGCGGCGACGTCGCCGAGACCGAGCGTCTGCTCCGTGAGGCCCGCATCGCGCCGGAGAGCGTAACCCTGATCGCCAACTCCCACTACCACTGCGACCACGCGGGCGGCAACGGCGCTTTTCAGGCGCGCTACGGCACGAGCGTCGCGGCGCACCGCTGGGAGGCGGACCTCGTCAACCGCCGCGATCCGGAGGCTTGCGGGGCCCGCTGGCTTGCACAACCGATCGAACCCTACAGGGTCGTCCGTCGGCTCTCTGACGGCGACCTCATCGACGCCGGGGGCGTTCTTCTGGAGGTCTACGAGACGCCGGGACATACCCTGGGACACCTCTCCTTCTACGAGCCCGAGAGGCGGGTGCTGCTCTGCGGCGACGCCCTGCACGCCGACGACGTGGCATGGGTCAGCCCGTTCCGCGAGGGGGTCGGTGCGATCCAGCGCGCGATGGAGTCGGTCGAGAGGCTCCGGGAACTGAAGGTCGAGTGGGCCTGCTCGGGGCACGGACCGGCTATAAGGGACTTCAGGGGCGCTGCGGAGGCTGCGCTCGCAAGGTACGCCGTCTGGCTCGAAGATCCCCGCCGCCCCGCCTGGCACGCGTGCAAGAGGATCTTCGCCTACGCTCTTATGCTGGAGGATGGAATGGACCGGGAGCGTATCCGGGCCTACCTGAGTGCTGCGCCCTGGTTTGCAGACCACGCCCGGTACGTCTTCGGGCTGGAGCCGGAGGAGTTCGTCGAGCCGCTGCTCGCGGAGATGATCCGCTCCGGAGCCGCCGGGTGGTCGGGTGGCACCCTCCGCCCGAGCGCCCCGTACAGTCCCCCGCCCCCCGGCTGGCCCGAAGGTCCCTCGAAGCCCTCAGACTGGCCCACCGACCAGCTCGCCCCCTGA